A section of the Oryzias latipes chromosome 8, ASM223467v1 genome encodes:
- the spag9 gene encoding C-Jun-amino-terminal kinase-interacting protein 4 isoform X5, whose protein sequence is MELEDGVVYQDDPGTSAMMSERVSGLASSIYREFERLIGKYDEDVVKELMPLVVAVLENLDSVFAENQEHEVELELLKEDNEQLITQYEREKALRKHAEERFMEFEDTHEQEKKDLQNHVDRMESHSRQLELKIKNYSDQISRLEERELELKKDFNTLHQRHSEMIHNYMEHVERIKMQQVSETSESSAVGRVRRERPLSLGIFPSSGRTSLIIPDLQNKAETSATEGWRLTDSSQPRSNTSLKQLDFDDPPKEREGKGAQDPPWGNSLADACKDELLDFSGSKLASASASSQSDVKREDGSKKSAEVQAVTGTRSTSVGLPENEDSSDVQDIIESTPELDLDLIGYKPCSTPTKGIENMAFDRNTNSLFEELSSAGTDLIGDVDEGADLLGMGREVENLIQENSQLLETKNALNVVNKDLILKVDELTCEKEMLQGELESVLQAKIKLEERNKEMEEELKKVRLEMEDVKQKSKDEEDGDVPTAQRKRFTRVEMARVLMERNQYKERLMELQEAVRWTEMIRASRENPALTEKKKSSIWQFFSRLFSSSSSAPTMKKVDFQSNMKYNSPGSLVKRSSTFSQFPTEKSKIFDFVNEGAEQCSSPSRKEQKKAQYQQVKAHMQKEDGRVTVHGWSLPGKHKAANGGQLGNKMNLPVPVYLRPLDHKDASMKLWCAAGVNMSGGRTFPPESKQIKGSQSSLDQLEQDSKDQEKEEKDVEEVSNRVWVCMSTHSSTKVLVLDATQPSDLLDSFYACNTHVVCIASVPGVLETDYPAGESIPQDPEFFQSDSVSLAGSLASVGSTGSDGTGAVEGVTAVPQTASSGASEQPTEYGATSESVQLSSETSPAKDGVPTAEEATEATEANAGVGEDGEEDQGTDPNQAGIYTEHVFTDPLGVGPTECFADETQRGSGEGGLTSQSEDLDSSEAETLRMSSALPTMWLGAQNGCLYVHSSVARWRKCLHAIKLKDSILSIVHVKGRVLVALADGTLAIFHRGIDDQWDLTNYHLLDLGRPHHSIRCMTVVHDKVWCGYRNKIYVIQPKAMRIEKSFDAHPRKESQVRQLAWVGDGIWVSIRLDSTLRLFHAHTYQHLQDVDIEPYVSKMLGTGKLGFSFVRITALVMSCSRLWVGTGNGVIISIPLSEANKTTGIVPNRPGAAVRVYGDESSDCAAPGGFVPYCSMAHAQLCFHGHREAVKFFVTVPGQAMPPPGCADSGSDDPASESSEITSSEPKTYLVMSGGEGYIDFRIGDEGGELDGLSESTGSQQLAPTKAEQSHLIVWQVTTSHD, encoded by the exons ATGGAGCTGGAAGACGGAGTTGTGTACCAGGACGACCCGGGGACATCAGCGATGATGTCTGAGCGGGTGTCGGGCCTGGCCAGCTCCATCTACCGCGAGTTCGAGCGGCTCATCGGGAAATACGACGAGGACGTGGTGAAGGAGCTGATGCCGCTGGTCGTGGCCGTGCTGGAGAACCTGGACTCGGTGTTCGCGGAGAACCAGGAGCACGAAGTGGAGCTGGAGCTTTTGAAAGAGGACAACGAGCAGCTCATCACCCAGTACGAGCGCGAGAAAGCGCTGAGGAAGCACGCGGAGGAG AGGTTCATGGAGTTTGAAGACACTCACGAGCAGGAAAAGAAGGACCTGCAGAACCACGTGGACAGAATGGAGTCTCACTCCAGGCAGCTGGAGCTGAAGATCAAGAACTACTCAGACCAGA TCAGCAGGTTAGAAGAACGAGAGCTGGAGCTCAAGAAGGACTTCAACACCCTGCATCAGAGACACTCAGAG ATGATTCATAATTACATGGAGCACGTTGAGAGGATCAAAATGCAGCAGGTCAGTGAGACTTCAGAGTCCAGCGCTGTCGGCCGGGTCAG GAGGGAGCGTCCTCTTTCTTTGGGGATTTTTCCTTCATCTGGTCGGACATCGCTGATTATCCCGGACCTCCAGAACAAAGCAGAAACTTCAGCCACAGAGGGCTGGAGGCTCACAGACTCATCGCAGCCTCGGTCCAACACCAGCCTAAAG CAGTTGGACTTTGACGACCCCCCAAAGGAAAGGGAGGGTAAGGGTGCGCAGGACCCTCCTTGGGGGAATTCACTGGCAGACGCCTGCAAG GATGAGTTGTTGGACTTTAGTGGCTCCAAGTTAGCTTCAGCTTCGGCGTCCAGCCAGTCAGACGTGAAAAGGGAAGACGGGAGTAAAAAGAGCGCAGAGGTGCAGGCTGTTACAGGGACCAGATCCACTTCCGTGG GCTTGCCTGAAAACGAAGACAGCTCAGACGTTCAGGACATCATCGAGTCCACGCCTGAGCTGGACTTGGATCTCATCGGGTACAAACCTTGCAG CACTCCCACTAAAGGCATCGAGAACATGGCATTTGACCGCAACACAAACTCCCTGTTTGAGGAGCTCTCATCTGCAGGCACTGACCTTATAGGAGATGTGGATGAAGGAGCTGATCTACTAG GAATGGGCCGGGAGGTTGAGAATCTCATTCAAGAGAATTCACAGCTGCTGGAGACAAA GAATGCCTTAAACGTGGTGAACAAAGACCTGATACTGAAGGTGGATGAGCTGACCTGTGAGAAGGAGATGCTGCAGGGGGAGCTAGAGTCCGTGCTGCAGGCCAAGATCAAGTTGGAGGAGAGGAACAAGGAGATGGAGGAAGAACTCAAGAA AGTACGGCTGGAGATGGAGGAtgtgaaacaaaaaagcaaagatgaagaggat GGCGACGtacccacagctcagaggaagCGCTTCACCAGAGTGGAGATGGCAAGAGTGTTGATGGAGAGGAACCAGTACAAAGAGCGGCTGATGGAGCTGCAGGAGGCTGTGCGGTGGACGGAGATGATCAG GGCTTCAAGGGAGAATCCAGCtctgacagaaaagaagaaatcaaGCATCTGGCAGTT CTTCAGCCGACTGTTTAGCTCCTCCTCCAGTGCCCCCACCATGAAGAAAGTCGACTTCCAGTCGAACATGAAGTACAACTCGCCGGGCAGCTTGGTGAAGAGGAGCAGCACCTTCTCCCAGTTCCCAACGGAGAAGTCGAAGATTTTTGATTTCGTCAATGAAGG GGCAGAGCAGTGCAGCTCCCCCTCGCGTAAGGAGCAAAAGAAAGCCCAGTACCAGCAGGTCAAAGCCCACATGCAGAAGGAGGACGGGCGCGTCACCGTACACGGCTGGAGCCTTCCTGGCAAACACAAG GCGGCAAACGGTGGTCAGCTGGGAAACAAGATGAACTTACCCGTCCCAGTTTACCTACGCCCTCTGGATCACAAAGATGCTTCCATGAAG CTGTGGTGTGCAGCAGGGGTCAACATGTCAGGGGGGAGGACGTTCCCTCCAGAGAGTAAGCAAATAAAAGGCTCTCAGAGCAGCCTGGACCAGCTGGAGCAGGACAGCAAG GACCAGGAGAAAGAAGAGAAGGATGTGGAGGAGGTCTCCAATAGGGTGTGGGTATGCATGAGCACCCACTCCTCCACCAAGGTGTTGGTGCTGGATGCCACCCAACCCTCAGACCTGCTGGACAGCTTCTATGCTTGTAACACACATGTTGTTTGCATCGCTAGTGTTCCGG GCGTGTTAGAAACAGATTATCCAGCAGGCGAGTCAATACCCCAAGACCCAGAGTTTTTCCAAAGTGACTCGGTGTCGTTAGCTGGGAGTTTGGCTAGCGTTGGCTCAACGGGAAGTGACGGAACCGGGGCGGTGGAGGGCGTCACCGCTGTCCCACAGACAGCCAGCTCGGGTGCCAGTGAGCAGCCCACAGAGTACGGCGCCACATCAGAGTCGg TTCAGCTCTCCTCAGAGACCAGTCCTGCAAAGGATGGTGTTCCCACGGCGGAAGAGGCCACAGAGGCCACAGAGGCAAACGCTGGTGTGGGGgaagatggagaggaggacCAAGGGACAGATCCAAACCAGGCAGGAATCTACACTGAACACGTTTTCACTGACCCTCTGGGGGTGGGACCCACTGAGTGCTTTGCAGATGAAACCCAGAG GGGCTCTGGGGAGGGCGGTTTGACGTCCCAGTCCGAAGATTTGGACTCGTCTGAGGCTGAAACGCTGAGGATGAGCAGCGCGCTTCCCACCATGTGGCTGGGAGCTCAGAATGGATG CCTTTACGTGCACTCATCTGTGGCTCGATGGAGGAAGTGTCTCCACGCCATCAAGCTGAAAGATTCCATCCTCAGCATTGT GCATGTTAAAGGAAGGGTTCTGGTAGCCTTGGCTGATGGGACTTTGGCAATTTTCCACAGAGGCATTG ATGATCAGTGGGATCTGACCAACTACCACCTGCTGGACCTGGGTCGGCCACACCACTCAATCCGCTGCATGACGGTGGTGCACGACAAGGTGTGGTGCGGCTACAGAAACAAGATCTATGTCATTCAGCCCAAGGCTATGAGGATAGAG AAGTCTTTCGATGCTCATCCCCGCAAAGAAAGCCAAGTGCGACAGCTGGCTTGGGTTGGAGACGGGATCTGGGTGTCCATTCGTCTGGATTCAACTTTACGTCTATTTCACGCCCACACCTACCAGCACCTACAAGACGTGGACATCGAGCCATACGTCAGCAAAATGCTGG GTACTGGTAAACTGGGCTTTTCATTTGTAAGGATCACAGCTCTCGTCATGTCTTGTAGCCGTTTGTGGGTGGGAACGGGAAATGGAGTCATCATCTCCATTCCTCTGTCTGAAG ctAACAAGACAACAGGAATAGTGCCAAACCGGCCCGGCGCCGCAGTGCGGGTCTACGGGGACGAGAGCTCGGACTGCGCCGCTCCAGGCGGCTTTGTGCCGTACTGCTCCATGGCCCACGCCCAGCTGTGTTTCCACGGACACCGAGAGGCCGTCAAGTTTTTTGTGACCGTCCCAG GTCAGGCAATGCCACCTCCAGGCTGTGCAGATTCAGGCTCCGATGACCCTGCGTCAGAATCCTCAGAAATAACATCTTCTGAGCCCAAAACGTACCTGGTCATGAGTGGAGGAGAAGGCTACATAGACTTCAGAATTG gcgATGAAGGCGGTGAGTTGGACGGTTTGTCCGAGTCGACGGGCAGCCAACAGTTGGCGCCCACCAAGGCGGAGCAGAGCCACCTGATCGTTTGGCAGGTCACCACTTCTCATGACTGA
- the spag9 gene encoding C-Jun-amino-terminal kinase-interacting protein 4 isoform X4 yields the protein MELEDGVVYQDDPGTSAMMSERVSGLASSIYREFERLIGKYDEDVVKELMPLVVAVLENLDSVFAENQEHEVELELLKEDNEQLITQYEREKALRKHAEERFMEFEDTHEQEKKDLQNHVDRMESHSRQLELKIKNYSDQISRLEERELELKKDFNTLHQRHSEMIHNYMEHVERIKMQQVSETSESSAVGRVRRERPLSLGIFPSSGRTSLIIPDLQNKAETSATEGWRLTDSSQPRSNTSLKQLDFDDPPKEREGKGAQDPPWGNSLADACKDELLDFSGSKLASASASSQSDVKREDGSKKSAEVQAVTGTRSTSVGLPENEDSSDVQDIIESTPELDLDLIGYKPCSTPTKGIENMAFDRNTNSLFEELSSAGTDLIGDVDEGADLLVEYSGMGREVENLIQENSQLLETKNALNVVNKDLILKVDELTCEKEMLQGELESVLQAKIKLEERNKEMEEELKKVRLEMEDVKQKSKDEEDGDVPTAQRKRFTRVEMARVLMERNQYKERLMELQEAVRWTEMIRASRENPALTEKKKSSIWQFFSRLFSSSSSAPTMKKVDFQSNMKYNSPGSLVKRSSTFSQFPTEKSKIFDFVNEGAEQCSSPSRKEQKKAQYQQVKAHMQKEDGRVTVHGWSLPGKHKAANGGQLGNKMNLPVPVYLRPLDHKDASMKLWCAAGVNMSGGRTFPPESKQIKGSQSSLDQLEQDSKDQEKEEKDVEEVSNRVWVCMSTHSSTKVLVLDATQPSDLLDSFYACNTHVVCIASVPGVLETDYPAGESIPQDPEFFQSDSVSLAGSLASVGSTGSDGTGAVEGVTAVPQTASSGASEQPTEYGATSESVQLSSETSPAKDGVPTAEEATEATEANAGVGEDGEEDQGTDPNQAGIYTEHVFTDPLGVGPTECFADETQRGSGEGGLTSQSEDLDSSEAETLRMSSALPTMWLGAQNGCLYVHSSVARWRKCLHAIKLKDSILSIVHVKGRVLVALADGTLAIFHRGIDDQWDLTNYHLLDLGRPHHSIRCMTVVHDKVWCGYRNKIYVIQPKAMRIEKSFDAHPRKESQVRQLAWVGDGIWVSIRLDSTLRLFHAHTYQHLQDVDIEPYVSKMLGTGKLGFSFVRITALVMSCSRLWVGTGNGVIISIPLSEANKTTGIVPNRPGAAVRVYGDESSDCAAPGGFVPYCSMAHAQLCFHGHREAVKFFVTVPGQAMPPPGCADSGSDDPASESSEITSSEPKTYLVMSGGEGYIDFRIGDEGGELDGLSESTGSQQLAPTKAEQSHLIVWQVTTSHD from the exons ATGGAGCTGGAAGACGGAGTTGTGTACCAGGACGACCCGGGGACATCAGCGATGATGTCTGAGCGGGTGTCGGGCCTGGCCAGCTCCATCTACCGCGAGTTCGAGCGGCTCATCGGGAAATACGACGAGGACGTGGTGAAGGAGCTGATGCCGCTGGTCGTGGCCGTGCTGGAGAACCTGGACTCGGTGTTCGCGGAGAACCAGGAGCACGAAGTGGAGCTGGAGCTTTTGAAAGAGGACAACGAGCAGCTCATCACCCAGTACGAGCGCGAGAAAGCGCTGAGGAAGCACGCGGAGGAG AGGTTCATGGAGTTTGAAGACACTCACGAGCAGGAAAAGAAGGACCTGCAGAACCACGTGGACAGAATGGAGTCTCACTCCAGGCAGCTGGAGCTGAAGATCAAGAACTACTCAGACCAGA TCAGCAGGTTAGAAGAACGAGAGCTGGAGCTCAAGAAGGACTTCAACACCCTGCATCAGAGACACTCAGAG ATGATTCATAATTACATGGAGCACGTTGAGAGGATCAAAATGCAGCAGGTCAGTGAGACTTCAGAGTCCAGCGCTGTCGGCCGGGTCAG GAGGGAGCGTCCTCTTTCTTTGGGGATTTTTCCTTCATCTGGTCGGACATCGCTGATTATCCCGGACCTCCAGAACAAAGCAGAAACTTCAGCCACAGAGGGCTGGAGGCTCACAGACTCATCGCAGCCTCGGTCCAACACCAGCCTAAAG CAGTTGGACTTTGACGACCCCCCAAAGGAAAGGGAGGGTAAGGGTGCGCAGGACCCTCCTTGGGGGAATTCACTGGCAGACGCCTGCAAG GATGAGTTGTTGGACTTTAGTGGCTCCAAGTTAGCTTCAGCTTCGGCGTCCAGCCAGTCAGACGTGAAAAGGGAAGACGGGAGTAAAAAGAGCGCAGAGGTGCAGGCTGTTACAGGGACCAGATCCACTTCCGTGG GCTTGCCTGAAAACGAAGACAGCTCAGACGTTCAGGACATCATCGAGTCCACGCCTGAGCTGGACTTGGATCTCATCGGGTACAAACCTTGCAG CACTCCCACTAAAGGCATCGAGAACATGGCATTTGACCGCAACACAAACTCCCTGTTTGAGGAGCTCTCATCTGCAGGCACTGACCTTATAGGAGATGTGGATGAAGGAGCTGATCTACTAG TGGAGTACTCTG GAATGGGCCGGGAGGTTGAGAATCTCATTCAAGAGAATTCACAGCTGCTGGAGACAAA GAATGCCTTAAACGTGGTGAACAAAGACCTGATACTGAAGGTGGATGAGCTGACCTGTGAGAAGGAGATGCTGCAGGGGGAGCTAGAGTCCGTGCTGCAGGCCAAGATCAAGTTGGAGGAGAGGAACAAGGAGATGGAGGAAGAACTCAAGAA AGTACGGCTGGAGATGGAGGAtgtgaaacaaaaaagcaaagatgaagaggat GGCGACGtacccacagctcagaggaagCGCTTCACCAGAGTGGAGATGGCAAGAGTGTTGATGGAGAGGAACCAGTACAAAGAGCGGCTGATGGAGCTGCAGGAGGCTGTGCGGTGGACGGAGATGATCAG GGCTTCAAGGGAGAATCCAGCtctgacagaaaagaagaaatcaaGCATCTGGCAGTT CTTCAGCCGACTGTTTAGCTCCTCCTCCAGTGCCCCCACCATGAAGAAAGTCGACTTCCAGTCGAACATGAAGTACAACTCGCCGGGCAGCTTGGTGAAGAGGAGCAGCACCTTCTCCCAGTTCCCAACGGAGAAGTCGAAGATTTTTGATTTCGTCAATGAAGG GGCAGAGCAGTGCAGCTCCCCCTCGCGTAAGGAGCAAAAGAAAGCCCAGTACCAGCAGGTCAAAGCCCACATGCAGAAGGAGGACGGGCGCGTCACCGTACACGGCTGGAGCCTTCCTGGCAAACACAAG GCGGCAAACGGTGGTCAGCTGGGAAACAAGATGAACTTACCCGTCCCAGTTTACCTACGCCCTCTGGATCACAAAGATGCTTCCATGAAG CTGTGGTGTGCAGCAGGGGTCAACATGTCAGGGGGGAGGACGTTCCCTCCAGAGAGTAAGCAAATAAAAGGCTCTCAGAGCAGCCTGGACCAGCTGGAGCAGGACAGCAAG GACCAGGAGAAAGAAGAGAAGGATGTGGAGGAGGTCTCCAATAGGGTGTGGGTATGCATGAGCACCCACTCCTCCACCAAGGTGTTGGTGCTGGATGCCACCCAACCCTCAGACCTGCTGGACAGCTTCTATGCTTGTAACACACATGTTGTTTGCATCGCTAGTGTTCCGG GCGTGTTAGAAACAGATTATCCAGCAGGCGAGTCAATACCCCAAGACCCAGAGTTTTTCCAAAGTGACTCGGTGTCGTTAGCTGGGAGTTTGGCTAGCGTTGGCTCAACGGGAAGTGACGGAACCGGGGCGGTGGAGGGCGTCACCGCTGTCCCACAGACAGCCAGCTCGGGTGCCAGTGAGCAGCCCACAGAGTACGGCGCCACATCAGAGTCGg TTCAGCTCTCCTCAGAGACCAGTCCTGCAAAGGATGGTGTTCCCACGGCGGAAGAGGCCACAGAGGCCACAGAGGCAAACGCTGGTGTGGGGgaagatggagaggaggacCAAGGGACAGATCCAAACCAGGCAGGAATCTACACTGAACACGTTTTCACTGACCCTCTGGGGGTGGGACCCACTGAGTGCTTTGCAGATGAAACCCAGAG GGGCTCTGGGGAGGGCGGTTTGACGTCCCAGTCCGAAGATTTGGACTCGTCTGAGGCTGAAACGCTGAGGATGAGCAGCGCGCTTCCCACCATGTGGCTGGGAGCTCAGAATGGATG CCTTTACGTGCACTCATCTGTGGCTCGATGGAGGAAGTGTCTCCACGCCATCAAGCTGAAAGATTCCATCCTCAGCATTGT GCATGTTAAAGGAAGGGTTCTGGTAGCCTTGGCTGATGGGACTTTGGCAATTTTCCACAGAGGCATTG ATGATCAGTGGGATCTGACCAACTACCACCTGCTGGACCTGGGTCGGCCACACCACTCAATCCGCTGCATGACGGTGGTGCACGACAAGGTGTGGTGCGGCTACAGAAACAAGATCTATGTCATTCAGCCCAAGGCTATGAGGATAGAG AAGTCTTTCGATGCTCATCCCCGCAAAGAAAGCCAAGTGCGACAGCTGGCTTGGGTTGGAGACGGGATCTGGGTGTCCATTCGTCTGGATTCAACTTTACGTCTATTTCACGCCCACACCTACCAGCACCTACAAGACGTGGACATCGAGCCATACGTCAGCAAAATGCTGG GTACTGGTAAACTGGGCTTTTCATTTGTAAGGATCACAGCTCTCGTCATGTCTTGTAGCCGTTTGTGGGTGGGAACGGGAAATGGAGTCATCATCTCCATTCCTCTGTCTGAAG ctAACAAGACAACAGGAATAGTGCCAAACCGGCCCGGCGCCGCAGTGCGGGTCTACGGGGACGAGAGCTCGGACTGCGCCGCTCCAGGCGGCTTTGTGCCGTACTGCTCCATGGCCCACGCCCAGCTGTGTTTCCACGGACACCGAGAGGCCGTCAAGTTTTTTGTGACCGTCCCAG GTCAGGCAATGCCACCTCCAGGCTGTGCAGATTCAGGCTCCGATGACCCTGCGTCAGAATCCTCAGAAATAACATCTTCTGAGCCCAAAACGTACCTGGTCATGAGTGGAGGAGAAGGCTACATAGACTTCAGAATTG gcgATGAAGGCGGTGAGTTGGACGGTTTGTCCGAGTCGACGGGCAGCCAACAGTTGGCGCCCACCAAGGCGGAGCAGAGCCACCTGATCGTTTGGCAGGTCACCACTTCTCATGACTGA